Proteins encoded in a region of the Mycteria americana isolate JAX WOST 10 ecotype Jacksonville Zoo and Gardens chromosome 9, USCA_MyAme_1.0, whole genome shotgun sequence genome:
- the MARCHF7 gene encoding E3 ubiquitin-protein ligase MARCHF7 isoform X9, which yields MESKPSRIPRRISVQASSSSLGSRTLTGNSLAGAYSARESSRRLESGYQSTSSSSHFTSGCYGESERTQGAYSRLHSQQRDSDSKRPKLSCTSTSSVRSNGLTAFSDSSWRYSRIPRSSSVMLGSLGTELVRERRELERRTDLSVNNLVDHSYRNSDFSSSTYLQDRPASSYAEGARPKENSLSTWRLNASMNHQLPSDHQPSFFNRDSNMSSSRSSYSSRQRRNELESPQRSTQPAFSLTAVRDETPSSSGSERVLSSQRSLNEPAADSEGRRTTRQLLSRLASSMSSTFFSRRSSQDSLHTRSLGSEESAVVPRVQASTLSSSNGAATPEVPGLQTSEASQGFSFLRRRWGLSGVSQNHNSDSDGESYRPDSESRSTGSWLSSSLRNRCTPLFSRRRREGRDESARISTSDTTARSQHVFRRREPGEETSLEASDSPPRASVSRPPTPAVSGIPTATASPPDSDHSRRSSGILPGSLFRFAVPPALGSSLSDNLMITVDIIPSGWNQSDGQESGKSKIPPSRDPERLQKIKESLLLEDSEDEEGDLCRICQMSSASSDNLLIEPCKCTGSLQYVHQECMKKWLQSKINSGSSLEAVTTCELCKEKLHLNLEDFDIHELYRAHANEQADYEFISSGLYLVVLLHLCEQRFSDMLGTASEASTRVRFINLARTLQAHMEDIETSEDDSEE from the exons ATGGAGTCAAAACCCTCAAGAATTCCTCGAAGGATATCTGTTCAGGCCTCCAGCTCTTCTCTAGGATCTAGAACATTGACTGGAAACAGTTTAGCTGGTGCATACAGTGCAAGAGAATCTTCACGGAGATTAGAATCTGGATACCAG tCTACATCATCTTCCTCTCATTTTACATCTGGGTGTTATGGTGAGTCTGAGAGAACTCAGGGAGCATATTCAAGACTGCATAGCCAGCAGCGAGATAGTGATTCAAAGAGACCTAAGCTGTCTTGTACATCTACCTCTTCTGTGAGAAGTAATGGCTTGACTGCCTTTTCAG attCCTCTTGGAGGTATAGTAGGATTCCTAGATCTTCATCAGTGATGCTTGGCTCCCTTGGAACTGAGCTGGTGAGAGAGCGAAGAGAGTTAGAAAGAAGAACAGATCTGTCTGTTAATAACCTGGTGGATCACAGCTACAGAAACAGTGACTTTTCATCTTCAACGT ATCTTCAAGACAGGCCTGCGTCTTCATATGCAGAGGGAGCAAGACCAAAAGAGAACTCGTTAAGCACTTGGCGGCTGAATGCATCCATGAACCACCAGTTGCCTTCTGATCATCAGCCATCTTTTTTCAACAGAGACTCTAACATGAGCTCTTCAAGATCCAGCTATTCTTCAAGACAAAGGAGAAATGAATTGGAATCTCCCCAGAGGAGCACACAGCCAGCATTTTCTCTTACTGCTGTTAGAGATGAAACTCCTTCCTCAAGTGGTTCTGAAAGGGTTTTATCTTCTCAGAGGTCATTGAATGAGCCTGCAGCCGACAGCGAAGGGAGGCGCACAACCAGACAGCTGCTGTCTCGTTTAGCATCTAGTATGTCATCTACATTTTTCTCTCGAAGGTCTAGCCAAGACTCATTGCATACAAGATCATTAGGCTCTGAAGAGTCCGCGGTGGTCCCAAGAGTTCAAGCTTCTACTCTGTCAAGCAGTAATGGAGCTGCAACTCCGGAAGTTCCAGGACTTCAGACATCTGAAGCTTCTCAGGGATTTAGTTTTCTTAGACGAAGATGGGGTTTATCAggagtttcacagaatcataacTCTGACTCAGACGGGGAAAGTTACAGACCAGACTCTGAAAGTAGGAGCACAGGATCCTGGTTATCATCGTCTTTGAGGAACAGATGTACACCTCTCTTTTccagaagaagaagagaaggaagagatgaaTCTGCAAGGATCTCTACCTCTGATACAACTGCTAGATCACAACATGTCTTCAGAAGAAGAGAGCCAGGTGAGGAGACCTCTCTTGAAGCATCAGATAGCCCTCCCCGGGCTTCTGTTAGCAGACCACCAACACCTGCAGTATCTGGTATTCCTACAGCTACTGCCTCCCCACCAGATTCAGACCACAGTAGGAGAAGTTCTGGAATTCTGCCTGGTTCTCTCTTTCGCTTTGCAGTGCCTCCAGCATTAGGAAGCAGTCTGTCTGACAATCTTATGATAACTGTAGATATTATTCCCTCTGGCTGGAATCAGTCTGATGGACAAGAAAGTGGCAAGTCTAAAATACCACCTTCAAGAGATCCAGAAAGACTCCAGAAAATTAAAGAGAG CCTGCTTTTAGAAGATTCTGAAGATGAAGAGGGTGACTTATGCAGAATCTGTCAGATGTCCTCTGCAAGTTCGGACAACCTTTTAATAGAGCCATGCAAATGCACTGGAAGTCTGCAGTATGTTCACCAGGAGTGCATGAAAAAATGGCTGCAGTCCAAGATTAATTCAG GTTCTTCTTTGGAAGCAGTAACAACTTGTGAACTGTGCAAGGAGAAGTTGCATCTGAATCTGGAAGACTTCGACATTCATGAACTCTATAGGGCACATGCAAATGAACAA GCAGACTATGAATTTATCAGCTCTGGTCTCTACCTTGTAGTGTTGTTACACTTATGCGAGCAGCGCTTTTCTGATATGCTAGGAACTGCAAGTGAGGCCAGCACACGTGTCAGA TTTATTAACCTTGCAAGAACTCTTCAGGCACATATGGAAGATATTGAAA CTTCTGAGGATGATTCTGAAGAGTGA